The following is a genomic window from Anaerolineales bacterium.
GACTCTCTCCTTCAACCAAGCCGGCACCCAATCGGTGTTCACCACCTGGGATTTGGGGCAGAAGGGCCAGACTTACACAGACTTCTGGCAGCGGGTGGAGATCCTTTCTCCCAACAGCTTGCTGTCCAGCCGGGCCATCTTCTCGCTGACTTGCCAATAATCTAAAGTAATAACTAAAAAGCCCTGCCGGATCCGGCAGGGCTTTTTAGTTACAATCGCTGGCATGCCCACTGCCGTAACATCCTCAGCGGAACTCGAACGCGCTTTGCGCAACCTGCAGGCCGCCAAGCTGCCCTGGGCGCGGCTGCCGCTGGCGGAGCGCATCGCCCTCCTCGACCGCCTGCCTGAGGACTTGCACGCGGTGGAGCAGCCGTGGGTGGCGGCCGCCCTGGCGGCCAGGGGCGCCCAGCCCGGCTCCCCGGCCGAGAGCGAGGAATGGTTTTCCTTCAGTGTCATATATCGCCAGCTGCGCTATCTGCGTAAATCGCTAAGCCAGATCGCCGCCAAGGGGCGGCCGCAGATGCCCGGCAAGCTGTGCTGGAAAACTGCCGGGCAGTGGACCGTGGATGTCTTCCCGCAGACGCTGGCCGACCGCCTGGCCCTGCCTGGCATCCGCGCCGAGGTGCGCGCCCGCGATAACTTCAACGGCGACCTGCCGGAGACGGCTGCCTTCTACCAGCAGGCAGAGCCACAAGGCGGCCTGTGCCTGGTGCTGGGCGCCGGCAATGTCAATGCCTTGCCGGCGGGCGACCTCTTGCATAAGCTGTTTGTCGAGGGCAAGGTTGTCCTGCTCAAGCTCAATCCGGTCAATGCCTACTTGGATGAGTGGATGCAGCTGGCTTTCGGCGCCTTGATCGAGCCGGGGTATTTGCAAATCGTGCAGGGTGGGGCGGACGTGGGCGGCGAACTGGCCGCTCACCCGGCGGTGGATGAGGTGCATGTCACCGGCTCGGCGCGCACCTATGCGGCCTTGCAGGGCATTGGCAAACCGCTCAGCGCGGAACTGGGCAATGTCTCGCCAGTGATCGTCGTGCCTGGGCCGTGGAGTACTGGGGATGTGCGCAAGCAGGCCGCCAAGTACGCCACGTCGCTGGTGGCCAATGCGGGTTTCAACTGCGTGACGCCGCGCGTCTTTATTCAAATGGAAGGCTGGGCCCAACGCCAGGCCTTTAACCAGGCGCTGGTGGACTATTTGCGAGGTGTTCCCACCCGCCGCGCCTGGTACCCCGGCGCGGCTGAACGCCAGGCGGCTTTCGTGCAGAAATATCCCCAGGCGCAGCAGATCGGCGGCGCCGGGCAGGGTGAGTTGCCCTGGACCTATATTCCCGGCCTAGATAGTGAGGCCAAGGATGGCACTGCCTTCCGCCAGGAAGCCTTCTGCGGCCTGGCGGTGGAGACGGCCCTGCCGGCCGAGAACCCGATCGACTTTCTGCATAAAGCGGTGCAGTTCGCCAACCAGCACTTGTGGGGCGATCTGGCGGCCACTATCGTAGTTCATCCCAAATCGCTGCAGGATCCGCTGATGGAAGCCGCTGTGCAGCAGGCCATCACGGACTTACGTTACGGCACGGTGGTGGTCAACCACTGGGGCGCCCTGGCCTTTTACCTGGCCCTGACGCCCTGGGGGGCTGCACCTGGCAACACCCCTGCTGATATTCAGTCGGGTGTTGGGATGGTCTCCAACCCGCTGATGTTCGCCCAGCCGGAGAAATCCGTGGTGCAGGCGCCGTTCCTCTCATTCCCCGACCCGTACCTGGCCCAATCCAGGCGCAGCTATGCGTATTTCCGGGCCGATGCGCGCTACCAGCACCGGCCCAACGCCGGCAATCTGTTGCGGCTGCTGTGGGCGGCGCTGCGCAGCTAGTACAATCTCTGCATGACCAAGTCATCCGCTTCCACCCAGGCCCACCGCCAGCATGCCGCCGAGGGCGGCCCGCTGGCTTTCGCCGTGGTCACGGTCAGCGATTCGCGCACACTAGAAACGGACACCAACGGCAACTACCTGCGCGCCGAGATCGAGCGCCTGGGACACCGCCTGGTGGCTTATCACCTGGTCAAGGACGAGGCCCAGCAGATCGCCCAACTGTTGGATGAGCTGGCAGCCGGCGAGGCGCAGGTGTTGCTCTTCAACGGCGGTACGGGCATTTCTCGCCGGGATACGACGTACGACGTGCTCAGCCAGGCCCTGGAGAAGACCCTGCCCGGGTTTGGCGAGATCTTTCGCATGTTGAGCTGGGAGCAGGTTGGCGCGGCCGCCATGCTCTCGCGGGCCACCGCCGGTGTCTACCGGGGTAAGCTGGTCATCTCCACTCCAGGTTCACCGGCTGCGGTGCGGCTGGCGTGGGAGAAGCTCATCGCTCCTGAGGTGGCGCACCTGGCTTGGGAACTGGGGCGTTAGTTTGGATGGCCATACCCTCTTGGGCTTTTCACTGGTATAATCGCCCGTTGCTATAAGGAGTTATTGATGTCAAGAAAATCGGCCATCACAGGCAAAGGCCCGGCTTTCGGCAACAACGTGCCCTTCTCCAAGAAGAAGAGCCGCCGCCGCTGGGACGCCAACATTCACGACAAGCGCTTTTGGGTGCCTGAACTCAGCCGCTTCGTCAAAATTCGCGTATCCACCCGGGATATGCGCAGCATCGACAAGCATGGCCTGCTGCCCTACCTGCGCAGCAATGGCCTGACCTTGAAAGACGTCAGCTAGACCCATGAGCCTGGCCGAGCATGTAGCCTACAAGTCCAAGCAGCAAGCCGAGCTGCTAGACCGTCTGCGTGCCAACCCGCGAGTGGAACTTATTCGCGTGGCCGGACCTGTGGAATGCAGCCTGTCGCAAACAGTGCAGGGTGTCTACAGCAAGGACGAAGTGCCTGAACTGCCGGTCGAGGGTTGCTCTCGCCCGGGCGGTTGCATCTGCGCTTATGAGCCTGTGCTGAAGGAAATCTATCCCTAACAGGGACTTTGGAAAGAGTAAAAAAGCATGGCAGAACGAGAACGCACTCAAAGCAACGACGCTCCGCGTGAAGAACGCGAGGAGCGTGGTGGTCGCGGCGGTAACAATCGCTACTTCCGCAAGCCCAAGACCGATCCGTTTGAAGCGGATAAATCCTTGAAGATCGACTACAAGGACATTGAGCTGCTGAAGCGCTTCTTGACCCCCGAAGGCAAGATCCGCCCGCGTCGCCAAACCGGCGTAAACGCCCGCAACCAGCGCACGCTGGCCCGCGCCATCAAGCGCGCCCGCCACATTGCGCTGCTCAGCTACACGGACGATACGCTGGACTAAGCTTTCAGCCCGACAACAAAAAACAGCCCTACAAAGTAGGGCTGTTTTTGTTTTGCAACGGTTGGCAAGCTCTACGGACAGCGGATGAAATTACGCGCAATACCGATGTTTTCGCCATCCAGGATGCCCAGGTAACTGCGGCTAATTGGAAACACGAAAATGTCTTCAGCGCTACCTTGGCTGTAGCATTTATCGATTTCCTGTTTGGTGGCTTCGTTAATGCGACTTAAGCAATAGATCATTCCAACTGAGTGATCGTTGCACCAGCCTGCGTACCGCAAGACCAACCACAGGTCACACTCGGTTCCGGTATTGCCGCCGCACCAGCCTTGTGGGTTGTCCAGGTCGATACCGTAGCCGGTGGGGCGACGCTGTTCATCCACAAACCCCAGGAAGCGATTGTTTTGCGGAAGTACTCCCGGCAGGGTCACGATTGGGCATCCCGCCCGCGGGTTTTCGGCCTTGATCGCATCACACAGTTTGTGGAATATTGCGCCTTGTATCCCGCCAACGAGTGGGGGGATCGGTGTGGCTGTCGGTGGGAGCGGTGTGAGGGTTGAGCTCGGCAGGGGCAGCGGGGTGGATGTGACTGTAGGGGCCGGTGTTCGCGTGGCGCTGGGGCCGGCAGTAGGCTGCACAGGACCCCGGAAGGTAGTAGTCAGGTCGACGATGTAAAATATTGCGGTCCTGTCTGTCGCTTGCTCCACTGCGTAAAAGTAGTACTGGTGGAATGTATAGGAATTGTAGCCTGGCAAGCAACCGGCATCGAACATATCCTGCTGTAGATCAAACTGGATCGTGTAAATTCCCGAGTGCTCGGTGATTACTTCGCCCTCGTTTTGGAATCTGCAGGCGTTCGATACCCCGCGTAAAGCAAAATAAATCTCTTGTCTAGCTAATGGAATGTCCTCATCCACAATGTAATCGAAAGAAATTTGCCCCTTCCAGCCATCCAGAGACTCGAAACGAAAGTTTCTAAAAGTGACCGTTCTGGTGTTTACCGTGGGCCAGTCTCGCGAAGTCTGCCAGGCAATCTCAAAGCGTTCGTCATAAGCAACGTTCCCTATGTATCCGGTATCTCCCTCATATTCAATCGGCCAGATTTGCAGCAGGGCTACGTTGCTAGAACAATCGCCTTGCAGGCCGTGCTGGTACTCGAGTTCGGCCCACCCGAGTGACTGACTCACCCATGTGTTGGGGTGTTGCCAGACAAAGGAATAACGTTCCGCCCGGCAGGCGGGCGGAACATAGAGGCTTATGTACGCGGCTTGAACATCATCCGGAAGCCGGTAATAGAACTTTATTCGTACAATGTCCGGCTCAGGATTTTCGATGCTCACTCCAGCGATGTCATATCCGCTGGAGGCAATTTCAACCGTTGGGGTTGGGGTGTGCGTAGGCAGTGGCGTATGGCTCGGACTGGGCGTGATTGTAGCGGTAGCTGTGTGGGTTGGCGTTTCACTGGGTAGGGCAGGGGGCGCAGTGGCTGTGCCAGCTTCTGCCGGTGCGCAGGCTGCCAGCAATAGTAGCAGTGCCGCATACAGTGTCCGCCTCTTTTTGTACAAGTACGCCCGCTTTTCTACCCCAGCAGCGTCGCCAACAGCGCCTTCTGAGCGTGCAGGCGGTTGTGCGCCTGCGGGAAGAGCTGCGACTGCGGGCCGTCGGCCACTTCGTCGGTGATCTCCTGGCCGCGGTGGGCCGGCAGGCAGTGCATCACTATGGCGGTCGGCTTGGCTGCTCGCAGCAGTTCGTTGTTGACCTGGAAGGGCGGGAAGACCGCTTCGCGCTTCTTGCTTTCCTCCTCCTGGCCCATGCTGGTCCAGGTGTCGGTGTAGATCACATCGGCGTCCGCTACAGCGGCCAACGGGTCATTGAACAGCTCGATCGTACTGCCGCTCTGCGCGGCGATTTTCTGCCCCAGCTCAATCGCCGCGGCCGGCATGTCGTACCCTGCAGGGTTGCCGATGGCGAAATTCATGCCCAGCTTGGCACACACGTGCATCAGCGAGATGGCCACATTGTTGCCGTCACCGACGTAAGTGACCTTCAGGCCCTTAATATCGCCCTTGTAGTGCTCATAGATAGTCAGGGCGTCGGACAAGCCCTGGCAGGGGTGGTTGTAATCGCTCAGGCCGTTGATCACCGGCTTCTCGGCCCAGTGGGCCAGGTCCAGCACGTGCTGGTGGGCGAAGACACGGGCCATGATGCCGTCCACGTAGCCGTCCAGCACACGGGCGATATCGGCAATCGATTCACGCTGGCCCAGGCCGATTTCCTGCGGCCCAATATAGAGGGCGTGGCCGCCCAGATGCTGCATGCCCATCTCGAAGGAGACGCGGGTGCGCAGGCTGGGCTTTTGAAAGACCATCGCCAAGGCCTTGCCCTGCAGAATGGGCTTATTGCCGCCGGCGGCGTGCTCTTTCTTTAAATTAACTGCCAGATCAAGCAGGGACTGGATTTCTTGGGTACTCAGGTCGGCCAAAGCGAGAAAATCTTGCATGGGAGCTCCGTAGGAGGGGATTTTGCGGCAGTATAGCATTAAGCGCAATGGATCGCTCATCTCGCAGAGATGAGCGATCCATTGCGCAGGTATAATGCCATTTCACCCCTTTGCTTCCGGAGGATGCATGGCAGAAAAGAAGATCCGCGTCTTGGTGGCCAAACCCGGCTTGGATGGACACGACCGCGGCGCCAAGGTGATTGCCCGCGCGCTGCGCGACGCGGGCATGGAGGTCATTTACACCGGCCTGCGCCAAACGCCTGAAATGATCGCCGAAGCCGCGTTGCAGGAAGATGTGGATGCAGTGGGTCTTTCGATCCTGTCGGGAGCCCACATGGCCCTGGTGCCGCGTGTGCTGGAACTGCTGCGCGCCAACGGCCAGGACAAAGTGCGCGTCTTCGTCGGCGGCATCATCCCGGATGAAGACGTCAGCAAGCTGATCACGGCGGGCGTGGCCGGCA
Proteins encoded in this region:
- a CDS encoding aldehyde dehydrogenase, producing MPTAVTSSAELERALRNLQAAKLPWARLPLAERIALLDRLPEDLHAVEQPWVAAALAARGAQPGSPAESEEWFSFSVIYRQLRYLRKSLSQIAAKGRPQMPGKLCWKTAGQWTVDVFPQTLADRLALPGIRAEVRARDNFNGDLPETAAFYQQAEPQGGLCLVLGAGNVNALPAGDLLHKLFVEGKVVLLKLNPVNAYLDEWMQLAFGALIEPGYLQIVQGGADVGGELAAHPAVDEVHVTGSARTYAALQGIGKPLSAELGNVSPVIVVPGPWSTGDVRKQAAKYATSLVANAGFNCVTPRVFIQMEGWAQRQAFNQALVDYLRGVPTRRAWYPGAAERQAAFVQKYPQAQQIGGAGQGELPWTYIPGLDSEAKDGTAFRQEAFCGLAVETALPAENPIDFLHKAVQFANQHLWGDLAATIVVHPKSLQDPLMEAAVQQAITDLRYGTVVVNHWGALAFYLALTPWGAAPGNTPADIQSGVGMVSNPLMFAQPEKSVVQAPFLSFPDPYLAQSRRSYAYFRADARYQHRPNAGNLLRLLWAALRS
- a CDS encoding molybdenum cofactor biosynthesis protein MoaB; the protein is MTKSSASTQAHRQHAAEGGPLAFAVVTVSDSRTLETDTNGNYLRAEIERLGHRLVAYHLVKDEAQQIAQLLDELAAGEAQVLLFNGGTGISRRDTTYDVLSQALEKTLPGFGEIFRMLSWEQVGAAAMLSRATAGVYRGKLVISTPGSPAAVRLAWEKLIAPEVAHLAWELGR
- the rpmB gene encoding 50S ribosomal protein L28; translation: MSRKSAITGKGPAFGNNVPFSKKKSRRRWDANIHDKRFWVPELSRFVKIRVSTRDMRSIDKHGLLPYLRSNGLTLKDVS
- the rpsR gene encoding 30S ribosomal protein S18 gives rise to the protein MAERERTQSNDAPREEREERGGRGGNNRYFRKPKTDPFEADKSLKIDYKDIELLKRFLTPEGKIRPRRQTGVNARNQRTLARAIKRARHIALLSYTDDTLD
- the argF gene encoding ornithine carbamoyltransferase gives rise to the protein MSDPLRLMLYCRKIPSYGAPMQDFLALADLSTQEIQSLLDLAVNLKKEHAAGGNKPILQGKALAMVFQKPSLRTRVSFEMGMQHLGGHALYIGPQEIGLGQRESIADIARVLDGYVDGIMARVFAHQHVLDLAHWAEKPVINGLSDYNHPCQGLSDALTIYEHYKGDIKGLKVTYVGDGNNVAISLMHVCAKLGMNFAIGNPAGYDMPAAAIELGQKIAAQSGSTIELFNDPLAAVADADVIYTDTWTSMGQEEESKKREAVFPPFQVNNELLRAAKPTAIVMHCLPAHRGQEITDEVADGPQSQLFPQAHNRLHAQKALLATLLG
- a CDS encoding cobalamin B12-binding domain-containing protein, with the translated sequence MAEKKIRVLVAKPGLDGHDRGAKVIARALRDAGMEVIYTGLRQTPEMIAEAALQEDVDAVGLSILSGAHMALVPRVLELLRANGQDKVRVFVGGIIPDEDVSKLITAGVAGIYGPGSPTQRIIDDIRAAVHPA